GTGTACCACTCGCGTGTTCCGGGCTTGAGGTACAAAGCGCCCGCGGTGACTCCGGTGGCTCCAGCCTTGGTCAGTTCAGTGAAGAGGGAGTCGAGTGCTTCGTCCGAGTCCGTGAGCCACGGGAGAATCGGCATGGCCATAACGCCGCATCCTAGGCCGGCGTCTCGAAGGCGGGCGATGAGCTTCAAGCGCGCCCTGGGAGAAGGAGTGCCGGGCTCGATCAGTGCAGCCAGATCTTCGTTGGTCATGGCCAGAGAGATGCCCAGGTCCACAGGCACTTGCGTAGCTGCGTGCTTGAGCAGCGGAATGTCCCGCGCCAGCAGTGTGCCTTTGGTCAGAATGGAGAATGGTGTTCCTGAATCGGCAAGGGCTCGGATGATTCCTGGCATGAGGGCGTAGCGGCCTTCTGCGCGCTGGTAGGGGTCTGTGTTGGTACCCAGGGCCACTTGCGGACGTTGCCAGGAGGGTCTAGCCAGTTCTTTGCGGAGAACTTCGGCGGCGTTGATTTTGACCACCACTTGCGAATCGAAATCCCGGCCGGCGTCGAATTCCAAGTACGTGTGGCTCTTGCGGGCAAAGCAGTACACACAGGCATGGCTGCAACCGCGGTACGGATTAACGGTCCACTCAAACGGCATGTTGGATCCGGTTGGCACCTTGTTGAGCACTGACTTTGCGGTGACCTCATGGAAGGTGACGCCCGAGAACTCGGGTGTTGAGATGGAACGCACAAGCCCGGCCAGTGGCAACAAGGCATCCAGTGCCGGGGCAGGGCCCGGAGCCTGAGTGTCACTGGTTTCTGACGCCGGTCCACGCGAAGGTGACAATGCTTGTGCGTCCCATCTCATGGACTCTATTCGAAGGTATGTTCGAATGAATGTCAAGGCCTTGAGACCAATGACCGGATCACAGGGGCTGGCGCATTGCTAAGGTTGGCCCATGATTCTGCTGACCGGCTTCGAACCTTTTGCTGAGGACACTGTGAATCCTTCGTGGCTGGCAGCGCGGCGGGCGAGGGAGTTGCTCGCCGCGAAAGGCATCACCGTTGAAGCGGTGGAGCTGCCGTGCGTCTTTGGCGAGTCGGCAAAGGTTCTCACCGATGCCATAGCCCGTCTGAACCCTGACATTGTGGTCTGCACTGGCCTTGCCGGAGGCCGTGGACGGATTTCCCTGGAACGCGTCGCCATCAACTGCGATGACGCCCGGATACCGGACAACAAAGGGCAGCGCCCCATTGATGAAGAGGTCGTCCCGGGCGGGCCTGCGGCATACTTCTCCAGCTTGCCCATAAAAGCTGCGCTCCGAAACCTCCAGATCGCGGGAATCAAGGGAGAAGTCTCACAATCTGCCGGCACCTACGTGTGCAACCACATCTTCTATGCGCTGATGCACTCGTTGGCAGCCAAGCCCGGTATCCGCGGCGGATTCGTCCACGTCCCCTATCTGCCGGAGCAGCTTCCGGAAGGCAGCGCAACGCCGTCCATGCCGTTGGAGACGATGGCAGAAGGAATCGCCGATATTGTCAGGACTGCCCTGCACACGCAGGCCGATGTGAAATATTCGGCCGGGGCTATCCGCTAAACAAGCTCCCATTCAACCCGGATGCTCGCCGAAACCGAGGACTCTCCAGCTTCCAGGGGCATGGACTCCGCAGTGAAGGATGCCCTCACCATTCCACCCAAGGGTATGGGGCCGCCGTGCAGCGGCTCCTGGGAGATGGAGACCACCTTCCCAAGCCGGGACGAAGCCAGCGATGCGTACTGTTCGGCTCGGGCCACAGCATCCTGCCACGCCGCCTCCTGCGCCTGGGCAGTGACGGAAGAAGAATCTGCAAAGCCTTGTTCTATCCCGTTAATCCGGATCTCGTCTCCGCCGGCAGCAACAGCGGCAGCAATCGCAGCTGGAGCGTCCGCCTGGGAACGGATGCCCACCTGCAGATCGGTGGAAGCCACGTAGGCTGTCACTTTCTGACCTTGCCCCTCCACCCAGACAAGGTCTGCGCGAAGGTCCAATCCGCTCGTTCGAAGATCCAGCGCGGAAACACCCGCACCCCGCAAACTGGCTGCAACAGCGTTGGCCGTCTTGCCGGCGTCGTCATAGGCTTCAGCGGCCGTGCCGCGGCGCGTTTCCACACCGAGCGTCAAGGTCACCAAATCCGGAACCGCCTTCGCGCTCGCGGTTCCCGTGACAGTGATGGTTCGGTTCATGCTTCGGCCTCGATTCGCTGGCCCGCAGGGCTGCCCTGCCGGCGGGGGTGAGTGTCAACGTAGCCGCCAGCTGCAAGGCCGGCCTGCCGTTCAAAGAAATTCCTCGACGCCGGATTCCCGCTTCGAAGCATGGACCAACCAGCGGCGATGCCGTAAAGGGCCAGGAAGGGAAGGCCGAGACAGTACGCGTACTGGGTACTGTGCCGTTCCTCATGGCCCAAGAGCACTGTGTTGCTTCCGGCCACG
The sequence above is a segment of the Arthrobacter sp. StoSoilB22 genome. Coding sequences within it:
- a CDS encoding Rv2578c family radical SAM protein, translating into MRWDAQALSPSRGPASETSDTQAPGPAPALDALLPLAGLVRSISTPEFSGVTFHEVTAKSVLNKVPTGSNMPFEWTVNPYRGCSHACVYCFARKSHTYLEFDAGRDFDSQVVVKINAAEVLRKELARPSWQRPQVALGTNTDPYQRAEGRYALMPGIIRALADSGTPFSILTKGTLLARDIPLLKHAATQVPVDLGISLAMTNEDLAALIEPGTPSPRARLKLIARLRDAGLGCGVMAMPILPWLTDSDEALDSLFTELTKAGATGVTAGALYLKPGTREWYTQWLAAQHPQLVGKYRRLYGQGSYASKEYRTWLTGRITFFKAKYGFTGTSGFSHRNARGASGPTAAPARVSAPLPGQQPLF
- a CDS encoding SIMPL domain-containing protein (The SIMPL domain is named for its presence in mouse protein SIMPL (signalling molecule that associates with mouse pelle-like kinase). Bacterial member BP26, from Brucella, was shown to assemble into a channel-like structure, while YggE from E. coli has been associated with resistance to oxidative stress.), with the protein product MNRTITVTGTASAKAVPDLVTLTLGVETRRGTAAEAYDDAGKTANAVAASLRGAGVSALDLRTSGLDLRADLVWVEGQGQKVTAYVASTDLQVGIRSQADAPAAIAAAVAAGGDEIRINGIEQGFADSSSVTAQAQEAAWQDAVARAEQYASLASSRLGKVVSISQEPLHGGPIPLGGMVRASFTAESMPLEAGESSVSASIRVEWELV
- the pcp gene encoding pyroglutamyl-peptidase I encodes the protein MILLTGFEPFAEDTVNPSWLAARRARELLAAKGITVEAVELPCVFGESAKVLTDAIARLNPDIVVCTGLAGGRGRISLERVAINCDDARIPDNKGQRPIDEEVVPGGPAAYFSSLPIKAALRNLQIAGIKGEVSQSAGTYVCNHIFYALMHSLAAKPGIRGGFVHVPYLPEQLPEGSATPSMPLETMAEGIADIVRTALHTQADVKYSAGAIR